GATTTCCTCTGGCCAAGTTTACACTAACTAGGTTAGGACTGAgactcccagtctctctctctctctctctctctctctctctctctctctctctctctctctctctctctctctctctctctctctctctctctctctctctctctctctctctctctctctctctctctctctctctctctctctctctctctctctctctctctctctctctctctcccccccccccccttgggaAGCTGGCTTTACACAACCACTTCCCAATCTCGTTTTCCCGTCCCCCTTCTAGGGTGTTGGGCTTTCTCACCCTAAGACACACCTTCCAAGCGATTTGCACCCAAAACAAGGACAGTCTGAGACCTGGGCGCAGAGGGCAAAACGAATCCAGACTTTATTttcaaggagaaggaaaaggggagggtgGAGGTGGAGTGGGCGCGGGGTTGCTACATTGTCAAGCAGAAAGAGTCCATAGGGAGGGGAGGGCCAGTGGGGGCCGGTCCCCATCCCAGGTCGGCGCTGGAAGGGCtgaccacacagaaaccacagaagGGACAGGTTGGGGGTCACGCCCCCGCCCGAGTTGTGCAGTGGAAGTGTCACGGGAGGTGGCAGCCATGAGGTCTAGGGATTGGGATCAAGGAGGCTACAGACGGCAAATCCTGCGGAAAGGGGTGGGGCGAGGCGGGGGCGAGGCTTCTATTGCTTTTTGCTCACAGTTTTGCGGAAGGCGAGGCGGGGGTGGGCTTGGACTGGACACCCCTTGCCCCCCTTGATACCCCTTGGGCGATGGGTGCTGGTGAAAAGAATGGAACCCGGACTGGGGAGTAAGAAGGTGAGGGGAAGGGTCTATGAGGGCATCTCCTTGGTCCCACCCAAGTGCCTGAGACGCCCCCAAGTGCTTGCTGCCCCTGCTATGGGCccgactggacctgggatggggCATGGTGCGGGGCGGGCACAGTGAGGTTGCAGGCGGTAAAACCAAAGTGCTTATGAGGGACCCAGGATCCcgcctgctcccctccccctgcgGAGGAAGCGCTTTAGTTGGGGTGGGGGCCGGAGTCCCAGAGTCCGCTTATTGCCAAGAAAATCCATGTTCTTCCCCCGGGCCCGACCATGGCTTGTGAACCCCGTTTTGTGCTAGGTTTGGAGGGGAAGGGTTGGATGAACATGGCTTTTGGGAGGGGTGTCTCCGAGGGGGCTCGGGGGTGAGACGGACCCCCTCTTTtctaggggagagggaaggacagGGGGCGGGGTTCCCTGAGATCTGGGGTGTTCCCCCCCTTCTtaagcccccctcccccgctaCCCCTCCCCTTTCCTGGAACCCCGTACCTCGGGGTGGGGGGAAGGACAGACCATTTAGGGAGCGCCAGGAGGAGGGGCGGCCTGGGAGCCCGAAGGCCTGGGTCCCGGCTGGAGGTGGGGGAATTCAATGGGAGGGGTTCAGGGTTGAGGTCAGTAAGGGGAGAAGAGGATGGGTCCGTGCGCAGTTCGGATGGGTCCCGGGGCCGGGTGGAGTAGAGGATGTGTGATCGGTGGTCCCTGCAGAAGAGGTGCGGCTGGAGCTGGGCGCAGGGACAGCGGGGAGCCTGCTGCAGCGGCCATCACCGCAGCCACCGCCAGGGGGCTGGGGAGCAGGCCACCGGCCAGGGACTTCGGCAGATCCTTGGAGAAAGTCAGCGTGCCctgcagcaggcagagagggagacagaggtcGGGTCAGTGGTCCGGCAAGCCCAACCTCTGCTGGCTTGCCCAGGTCCCTTTCCAACTCTCATGGGTCCCCCAAATCCCCAGCATCCAGGCCTCACCGCCAGCTCCGCAGCGCCCCTAGGCTTCTTGTGACGGCTCAGTAGAGGATTGGGCTTCCCGGCCACGCCGTCTCGGTGCCTCCTGCTGGAGATGTGCTGCGATGCAGTGGGTAGTGGGGCTATGAGCTTTTAGCCAAGAGTAACCCCCACAGGCAGGGCCACAGCTAAGGCCATATTTCCTTCTGAGTGGCCCTTACCCAAGCTCCCTTCCCTTTAGTGGGTCAAATTCTTCAGACATCCTGGGATGGGCGTAGGACTCACTTGTTTCAGCTGGACCTCCGAATTGACCTTGACGTTGCAAATCTCACAGTGGAAGGTTCGGTCCTGGGAAGGAGCCTCTGGTTCCCCAGGAGTGGGAGGCCCCAGCCGAGGGTAAGCTTTGATGGGCCCCAGTCCACTTCGGGCCTCCAAAATTGTCTTGTGCTTAGTACCTGGTCCACAGCGGCAGGAGACGAGGGCAGATGTAAATTTCTCCGCGTCTACCAGGCCTCTGCTGCCCACCTTCCCAGTCATAATGTGTGAATGAATGGGGTAAGTGAGGGATTTATTTGGAGCCCCTTGGGCCCCTCCCAAGCACAAGGGGGTCTGGGAGAAGGTGAAGGTGAATGAGGAAGAGACTAAGCAATAGGGGAGACGCAGGAAAGGAAACAGGCTGGAGGTCTCAGAGGACCCAGACGCTAGAAGgcagggaagaggaggcagggtgGGCTGTGGACAGGAGATGGCTGGAGGTCTTAGAGGACCCTTACCTTTGTTATGTGCCTCAAGCTGGGAGAGGGAGTTCACAGCCACCTTGCACAGTGCACAGTAGAGCAGACGCTtagccttctcctcctcttccttgctACCCCCAGGCAGGGAAGCTGGGGCTGGAGTTCCCCCTTCAGCCTTGGTTACACCCTGTCCAGACTCTGGAACACTGGGAGGGGATGGGGAGCCAGGCTGTTTCTCTGGGGATCCTGGAGCTGGACCCAGGCCATTCTCCATGGAAACTGTTGGGGAAGAAACATGGGGTCATCCCAAATGGCTCTTCATGTGCAGATCCACCCCCATTTCCTCAAGGATAAGGGCCCAGAAGTCAGTCCCCACCCTGTTACAACATGCATGTCCTCATGCCCTGAGCCTCAGCCAAATTCCATTCAGCTGCCATTGGCTGGGTTGTGATCGCAATGCCTggctaaccccccccccccccccccgcggctACCTTTAGTTACCCTAAAGTTTTCCCAGCCAGGGGGAAGTGCAGAGACTATGGCCTGCTGGCCAGCCTGGGATTCCTGTCAGGGCAACCCCTTCCCAAGCCCCTCTCCAACACTCAAGGAGAACATCAAGGAGCAACAGGAAGGTGCAGAACTAGGAGGAGGGAAAGCCAGGAGACAGATGTAAGCAGAGCAGGGGGAACAGAAACAAGACCCGAAGCGGGAAGAAGCAGGGATCCAGGCTGCTCTATAATTCATGGCTGATCAGAGATGCGCAGCCTGGGCCCTGCACTTCAGGGGAAACTCTAGCACTCCCGCTCCTGCTCCAACAGTGATCCATTTTCCGGGTCATGGGGAGGCTGTGGTGAGAGTAAGAGAAGGTGGAAGAATTCCGAACCCTGTTGGTGTGTGCTTGTCTACCCTATGTCCCATCCTTCGTGTCTCCTGCTCATTCAGCTCCTGTGTTCATCCCAAACCAAACTGGACAGGACATCATGGCTTATGAAAGCAGTATGCATACAATGTCTACCCTGTGTCCTCGGGGAGGGTGCCGGGACTCAGTGAGGTGAGGAAGTGTTGGCTGTCACTGTCACCAGCTCTTTCCATCCTTATTCCTGTTTTATAAAGGTGTTAATACACTAACCCAAGATGATCAGACTCAGAAGCAGCCAGAGCACAGTTAGAAATTAGGCCTGCTCCCTACATCTTTAAATGATAGAGGGTGTGcgcgcgtgtgagtgtgtgtgtgacatgcatgtgtgcacgtgcatataTATGCGTGGCTACAGTGGAGATCTGGATCCCAAGCTGGTGATATAGAGGCctgtttctcattatttttagGGTGGGGCAACAAGGACAGGCCAGAATAAGAGGAAATGAGGACAAGGGGAATGTTAGGTCTTTCTGGAGTTGGCTGTAACTGATATCTGTGGTAATCCCAGGGTGGGGGTGGCTGATATCTCTCTGTCCCTGTATTTCCTCAGTCCCAGTTCTTTGGAAATATGGTTGACCAGCCATGAGGGGGAAAGAAATGCGGAAATGCGGTAAAGTTGAAAAAGACCTTAAAGAttttcaagtttttctttcttaacttgGCTCCAAGAAGTCCACACGTCCATCCAAAATCATTTAGGGAGTCTCGGAGCACATGGCCTCAGTCTCCAGGTAGGGCTCTGATGTCCCTATTCCCTTTGGCCAGCACAGAGGGGCTTCATCAGGAGTAGACGGGATGGCTCCCTGTTCCTGGGGATACTTGCCAGGCAGCCTCACCCTAGGCCTGTGCTGAGCCACTGGGCAGTGGAGAGGACAGACAGTAGGGGCTTTGTTGAAAAGAGCTGAGGCAGGGGTGGGTGGGATGAGAGGACAGAATTTGACATCACTTTGCCTGGCTCCAGGACTCACCTTGGGTGTCAGTGGGAGTGAGTGGGGATtgagggaggagaggagcagagggggAGTTCTGGGAATCGGAAAGGAGCAGAAAGACAGATCAGTTGAGAAGTGTGAGGGGTTCAGACACACCTGGACGAGGGGCTACACCATCCCCACTTGGGGGGGTGTTGCCTGCTGGAGCTGGGTCTGTTGATTCCCGGACACTAGGCTCCCTGCCGCGGGTCTTGGCAGCCTCGATGCCTTTGACTCTTCGGGCATGGCGATTACCCTTGTAGTGTGCTTCAGCCTGGCTCTTCAAGGATGGAGGAAGAACATGGAGTCTGAGATCACCATTCATCGGCTACATCCTACAGAGCTCCTTCAGGTCCCAGGGTGGCCTCAGCAGGCTACAGTAGGCTCTGCCTACACCCCTGCTGAGCGGAGCCCACACTGACACATCTGATGATGCTGTGGTTCAAGCTGAGTCCCTGGGAATACCGACCCTGACCTGGTCTAGCTACACTCTCCACTACACCCAGAACCTGGCTGATTAGCCTGAGTGGCGGGAGGAGACCCTGAAGCCTTCACGGGAACGGTGAACTGGTGAAAGTGGAACACGCAGCTAGCTGGCATCTCAGACACCAGGCCTAGAAGCCTGAGTTCTTCTGGACCCTGTTCTGCTGATTTTACTAGCTCTGTCTTGATAGTCCTCCTAGGCCTCATTTTCCCTGGAGCTCCGTGGACACCTTGGAGGACCCTGGACTGAAGCCCAGctctggagacaggagacagcagcAGAGACAGCTGTCAAAACAGAGACACTttatgggggagggaaagggggagcaAAAAGAAGGGCGAGCTGCCCATCATTGGCTTTCTATCCCTCCAGTCTTATTCCCTCCACCGGTAAATGGAGTCAGAGTTGGGACAGAGGATGCCTGGAGTCTAAGCAATGAGGCCCAGTTTGGTTCTGGCTCTGCCCACCCACTGTCTGCCCATCCCCTCCTCTCCCATTTGTGCCACGGCTAAGGATGTATAGCTTTGGGGTAAGAAGGTCACCTAAACAGGGGTAGAAATAAAGGTGTGAATgagcaagaaaacaaaattgaCAGATTGGGCCTAGCAGCGCGGTGCCTGTGGTCCTGTGTGCCGCATAgagaaacagtgttttcttttccctACTCAGCAGAATAAGGctgtttttctcttaaaactTTTAGGGCTTGCACCCTATAAAGTCTGGACCCAAACAGAAATCCCGATGAAGCTTTAGAGGGAAGAAATCTCGGCGGATTCTCCTCATGGGCAAAGTCTAGGATGGTGTGGAGACTGACTTTCAGGGTGATTTGGAGGGAAGATAGAAAGGAGGTGTGTGGGAGGTTGGAGGGAAGCGAGAAAGGAGGTTCAGCAGATGCCAAAGAGGACCGAGGCTCTGTAAAGAGATCAAACTCAGCACCTAAGGATGGAAGGCTAGAGGCCGCATGCCTGCATTGATTCTTGAGTTTCCAGGCGTTCTGAGTAGGGAATGTTCCAGCGCCAAGGGACAAAGGGGCCAGCCAGCCTTAGAGGATTTTTCTGCTTTCTGCCAGAACACACAGCGATGTCCAGGTCTGGTGGCACAGGTTTATAATCATAGCTACTTACGAGGCTGAGATAGAGGAttgagagctcaaggccagaaTAAGCTAGAGGCCAGCCcgggcaacttttttttttttttttttttttttttgatttttgagacagggtttctctgtagctttggagcctgtcctggaactagctcttgtaggcctcGAACAACTTCTAAAGTCATGtgtggaaattaaaaatataaaaaggagtCAGAAGCTGGTCTGGGTGTAGTGGTGGCATTTgctagtgagttccaagacaatcaGGACTATGtagagtgaccctgtctcaaaaaaaaaaaaaaaaaaaggcagccaggtggtggtgcacgcctttaatcccagtatttgggaagcagaggcaggcagatctctgtgagtttgaggccagcctggtctacagagcaagttctaagaatACACAAAGGAaccttgtattaaaaaaaaagggggggggttgaGGACACAGTTCAGTGGTATAGCACTTGCCTTCTATGTGTGAggccctaaattcaatccctatcaccacacacacacaccaagggggctggagagtctACTCAGGGGTTAAGAGGACTAACTGCTTTTCtaaagcacccacatggcagctcacaactccagttccaggggatctgttaccctcacacagacatgcatgcaggcaaaacaccagtgaacgtaaaataaaaataaactgtttaaaaaaaaaagcaaccaaaacATAGCAACCTATTGTCTTAAGTGTCTTCCACCACAGGGTCCccattctttgttctttctcaagGCTCCTTTAGTCACTGCCCTCCCTCAAGCTCCCATGGCTGCCCCGCCCTACTCACCTGAGAATTGAATCGGATTTGACAGACATTACAGGAAATGACTGGCCTCTTGGTCTTGAGCAAGGGTCCTCCAAACGTGTGTGAGAGCACAGCCTTCTGTACAGGGTCCATCTGTGGATGTTGGGCATAGTGACTAGGGACCAGAGCAAACTCATCTACCATTTCCCGTCCCCATACCACTGAGCCCTCCGCCTCAGGCCTCAACATGCTTAAGGCTAGGAGCCTCAGTTTTCTGGTTCTTTCCAGACCAATCTTCATAGCCCTGGAAGGGACCTGCTCCCATctcacaggaagtagaagtggtcTGTCCAAGGCCGCACCATGGAAGTTAGACCTTGACTCTCACGCTCTATACCATCACGAAAGCTCACCTGTTACCTTGGCCTATCTCCTTCAATGAGGTCAACTGTCAAAAGCCACTAACAGGCAGTCCCAAAGCATCAGAGGTTCTAGGGTTCCTGAGTCCTTTTGGCCTCACTCTGGGTACAACTGTCTGCCAAGTTCAGCTTTTGGTCCCAAGAGATGGATGTTCTCAGTTTCCTGTCTCTGGACCCCACTTCACCCTAAAaccccccttttttccttttatggtttctcaagacagggtttctcttagtaCCTCTGGttatcctggagcttgctctgtagaccagactgacctccaacccacagagatcctcctgcctctgcttcccaagtgctgggattaaaggtgtgcaccaccaccacctggtggatCTCTGGATTTCTAAGTTAGCAGCTTCTAACAGGAATACAAGAACTCGGGAGAGAATTGGTGGTTCTACTGGTGGAGAACAGGGAAGAGGAGAATAGGAAGCGGTCTGGTCTGAGTGTGCTCAAGACCTCTGAACCCTTTTCTCCCTATTAGCATCAGCAG
The Microtus pennsylvanicus isolate mMicPen1 chromosome 2, mMicPen1.hap1, whole genome shotgun sequence DNA segment above includes these coding regions:
- the Znf385a gene encoding zinc finger protein 385A isoform X4, whose amino-acid sequence is MNFKPSWATAMDPVQKAVLSHTFGGPLLKTKRPVISCNVCQIRFNSQSQAEAHYKGNRHARRVKGIEAAKTRGREPSVRESTDPAPAGNTPPSGDGVAPRPVSMENGLGPAPGSPEKQPGSPSPPSVPESGQGVTKAEGGTPAPASLPGGSKEEEEKAKRLLYCALCKVAVNSLSQLEAHNKGTKHKTILEARSGLGPIKAYPRLGPPTPGEPEAPSQDRTFHCEICNVKVNSEVQLKQHISSRRHRDGVAGKPNPLLSRHKKPRGAAELAGTLTFSKDLPKSLAGGLLPSPLAVAAVMAAAAGSPLSLRPAPAAPLLQGPPITHPLLHPAPGPIRTAHGPILFSPY
- the Znf385a gene encoding zinc finger protein 385A isoform X1, coding for MILGSLSRAGPLPLLRQTPIMQPPMDLKQILPFPLEPAPTLGLFSNYSTMDPVQKAVLSHTFGGPLLKTKRPVISCNVCQIRFNSQSQAEAHYKGNRHARRVKGIEAAKTRGREPSVRESTDPAPAGNTPPSGDGVAPRPVSMENGLGPAPGSPEKQPGSPSPPSVPESGQGVTKAEGGTPAPASLPGGSKEEEEKAKRLLYCALCKVAVNSLSQLEAHNKGTKHKTILEARSGLGPIKAYPRLGPPTPGEPEAPSQDRTFHCEICNVKVNSEVQLKQHISSRRHRDGVAGKPNPLLSRHKKPRGAAELAGTLTFSKDLPKSLAGGLLPSPLAVAAVMAAAAGSPLSLRPAPAAPLLQGPPITHPLLHPAPGPIRTAHGPILFSPY
- the Znf385a gene encoding zinc finger protein 385A isoform X3, which gives rise to MESRPPGPRRMDPVQKAVLSHTFGGPLLKTKRPVISCNVCQIRFNSQSQAEAHYKGNRHARRVKGIEAAKTRGREPSVRESTDPAPAGNTPPSGDGVAPRPVSMENGLGPAPGSPEKQPGSPSPPSVPESGQGVTKAEGGTPAPASLPGGSKEEEEKAKRLLYCALCKVAVNSLSQLEAHNKGTKHKTILEARSGLGPIKAYPRLGPPTPGEPEAPSQDRTFHCEICNVKVNSEVQLKQHISSRRHRDGVAGKPNPLLSRHKKPRGAAELAGTLTFSKDLPKSLAGGLLPSPLAVAAVMAAAAGSPLSLRPAPAAPLLQGPPITHPLLHPAPGPIRTAHGPILFSPY
- the Znf385a gene encoding zinc finger protein 385A isoform X2, with protein sequence MQPPMDLKQILPFPLEPAPTLGLFSNYSTMDPVQKAVLSHTFGGPLLKTKRPVISCNVCQIRFNSQSQAEAHYKGNRHARRVKGIEAAKTRGREPSVRESTDPAPAGNTPPSGDGVAPRPVSMENGLGPAPGSPEKQPGSPSPPSVPESGQGVTKAEGGTPAPASLPGGSKEEEEKAKRLLYCALCKVAVNSLSQLEAHNKGTKHKTILEARSGLGPIKAYPRLGPPTPGEPEAPSQDRTFHCEICNVKVNSEVQLKQHISSRRHRDGVAGKPNPLLSRHKKPRGAAELAGTLTFSKDLPKSLAGGLLPSPLAVAAVMAAAAGSPLSLRPAPAAPLLQGPPITHPLLHPAPGPIRTAHGPILFSPY